In Leptolyngbya sp. NIES-2104, the genomic window TACCGCCCATTTCGGAATGAGGTGATTTTGCGTCGAAGCTTCTACGATCCCTACAAACCGATCTATCCCAATTCCTACTATCCAGGTCGCGTCTATTCTCCTGGCTTTGGCTCTCCAGTGATTGTCGCACCCAGAGCGCGAACTGTGATCATCGATCGAGGAAATAACAACGACTACCGAAGCTCTTACTGTGGCAGTGTGATTTATGGTAGCCCGATCGCATCTCCGATTCCGGTTGATCCGTTTACTGGATTAGCTTGTCGTTAATTTCCTGTTGTAAGCGCGATCGCAGTTCTTCGGCTCGCTCATAAAACTGCGATCGCGTTAATTTCTCTTGTGATGGAACTTGCAGCGGTTGAAAATAATAGTTCAATCGTGTTCTCACTGCCCAAACTCCCAATGACGGAAACAATACAAATAGGAATAGCAACGGTGATACAGGCAGCAATGGCATTTTCAACCATCGCGCCAATCGTTTAGAGTTCACTGTCCAAGGATGCAGCCATTCATTTCCGATACAAATCGCGGGCGAAACCGGAACCTGATACCTCGTACTCAATCGCATGAAACTCGGATCAAAGCGCTCTAACTGATAGCGATATCGCCAGCCTTTAGCAAGTCCTCTCCAACTTTCAGGAGCATAAAGCAAAACTGTTTTTTGCGCGATCGCTTCCTCAAAACTATCTTTCTCAGCCCGAACTCCTCCCAAGACTCGCGCCCATCCACGTGGCAACCACCAAACTAACCAAGGATGATCAAAGAAAATCGGATGCGCGACGGGTTGAACAAACCATCCCGTTTTCTGACCTAGCAACACGCCGAGACATACAAAATCCCAAGGAAAGCACATTCCCGCATGATTGAGAGTCACGATCGCGGGAGGCTGATCTGGTAAATGCTCGATTTGATGAAGTTCCGCTCGAAAATAGCGCGTCACGATCGGAAATAAAATCTCTTCTCGAAACGCTTTCTGATAAATGGGATCAGGTTCGATCGATTGGGATTTCGGCGATCGAAATCCCAATCGTGCCCACCGAATCAACAACGCAAGATAAAACCCGCCAGGAATCAAAAACAGCGCATATTCCAGCCAATTCCAGCCATCCGGATCAGCATGGTAATGTTGCCAATGTCGATTGAACAGAATCAACCATCCAGGCGGATACCAGAAGCAGAACCAATCGAACCAGGAAAACCGGAAAGGCATGGCGCGAGAGCAAAAGGGTCTAGACCATTTTATCGATCGTCTCTCTCGTGATCTTCATTCATCAGAAGCATTGTGTCGATATAGCTTAGAAATACGATCGTACATCCCGAATTTTCTACAACTCCTAAACTTTGCTTGACGCGACCAAATAAATCCACTACTGTTTTGAACTAAGTCATCGTGCGCTATACGATCGCTTGCCCAAACGACTAAGCCGAATATCGCGCCGCCCAAAGAAGCTACCAACGACTTTGAGCGACTAACCCCCAACGCTGATACGACCAGCATCGGAGGCTTGAGGAATGTTAACATTCTTTAGCCGCCCTGCTTCATGCTGCAAACGGGGCGGCTTAGTTTTTGTGGCTCTTTTTCCACTTTAGAAAAAGGCTCAAATTCACATGAATATCCCGCTCCAGTCCGTTCTAAACAGCTTTGAACCAGCGACAAACGACGATCGAGAACGCTTACGCTTCATTCTCATGGGTTCCGGCGAATGGATCACCCAAACCATCCGACAACTGCACAGTTTAGGTTTTGCGGATGTTGGCGATTGGAGTCCCTTGACTCCAACTCCACAGGGTGAATTGATGAGTATTCTGACTCGACATCGCGCCCGTTAGCAGCTTGTAGTCGATCGACGTTTGCTGAATAGTCGATCGATTTTTTCTAATCCCAAACACTATGACCCAACCCAATACCGACTACGACAACCCCTGGAAATCCATTATCGAACTGTATTTCCAGGACTTTCTTCAATTCTTCTTTCCTTGGATCGCACCTGAAATTAATTGGTCTCGTGAGGTCAAGTTTCTTGACAAGGAACTTCAAAAGATTGTCCGCGATGCCGAAATCGAGAAACGCTATGCAGATAAACTAGTCGAAGTCTACAAACTCAACGGCGAATCCGCGCTTGTTCTCTGTCACATCGAAGTGCAAAGCCAGTATGAAAGCGTTTTCCCAAATCGAATGTATAGCTATAACTATCGATTGCGCGATCGTTACAACTGTTCAGTTGTTAGCCTTGCAATTCTCGGTGATGAAAGTGAAACTTGGCGACCGACCCATTTTCGAGAGGCGCTCTGGGGTTGTTCTGTCAATTTCGAGTTCCCGATCGTCAAACTGCTAGATTATGCTGATCAATGGGATGAGCTAGAAACAAGCCGAAATCCGTTTGCCATTGTCGTCATGGCACATCTCAAAACGAAGGAAACTCATAACAATCCTACAGAGCGCAAAGATTGGAAGTTTCATTTGACCACTATGTTGTATGACCGAGGTTACAACGAGCAAGATATATTAGAGCTACACAACTTCCTCGATTGGATGATGAACTTGCCAGAGGAGTTGGAGCGACAGTTTCGCATTGATTTGGAGCAATTTGAAGAGGCAAGAAAGATGAAATATGTATCTTCAGGCGAACGCATGGCAGAAGCCAGAGGCAAGGAACTTGGAGCCAGAGATAAACAAGTTGAGATTGCGCTCAATATGCTTCGCGATAACATCCCGCTAGAAACGATCGCCCGTTTTACTGAGTTATCGATCGAAGAACTCCAACAGCTCCAAACCAATTCAGAGCAATCCTAATTTCGGCAATACGATCGCTAACCCACTTCGACCGTTCCTGGTTCTGGCAGTCCTAAGACCTGATGATATAAGCGATCGTACTCCACGGTCGATTTCTTCCAGCTAAAATTCTGCTGCATGCCTCGCTGTTGTAGCTCCTTCCACAACCCCGTAAATCGATACGCTTCATTCGCCCGCACCATCGAGGTAAATAGATCTAATGGCTCATAGCGATCGAAGCAGTACCCCGTTCCCGTCTGATTGTCTGGATCATTGTGCGTCACCGTATCGACTAATCCCCCAGTCCGCCGTACGATCGGCACACACCCATACCGCATTGCTAACATTTGGCTAATTCCACAAGGCTCAAATCGAGACGGCATCAAGAACGCATCCGATCCTGCATAAATTCGACGCGCTAAAGCATCGTTGTACAGTAAATAGACCGACATTCGCCCACCGTAGCGCGATGAGAGTTGCCACATCTGAGTTTCGTAATAGCGATCGCCCGTTCCCAACAAAATAAATTGAGCATCCGTATAGGCAAGATAGCGATCGAGAATCTGAATCACTAGATCTAACCCTTTCTGCTCGACTAATCGCGACACCATTCCGACCAAGAACGCTTTGGAATTGACTTCTAGACCCACTTCTTCTTGAAGGGCGATTTTATTGGCTCGTCGATCGTCGATCGTTTCAATTGAAAACGGTTTCGTCAACGCTTTATCCGTTTCTGGATCATAAGAATCCGTATCGATTCCATTCACGATTCCAGACACTTTCCCGCCGATAAACGACAGCAATCCCTCTAGCGTTTCGCCATACGTTGGCGTTTTGATTTGTTCTGCATAGGTCGGCGAAACCGTCGTCACCCAGTCTGCAAACTGCACCGCCGCCGCCATCGTGTTATGTCCCTGCATATACCAAGGGCACCACGTCATCTGTTCCAACTTCCAGCGCCAAGGACCCTGATACGCCAAATTGTGAATCGTAAAAATCGTAGAAATATCCGGGTCTTGGTGCATCCACACCGGAATCATTCCCGTATGCCAATCATGACAGTGAATAATATTTGGCTTCCAATAGTTCCAGGCAAACTCCGCCGCCCCATTTGCAAAAAATGTAAACCGCCAATCTTCATCTTCTCCGCCATAAATCCGACGCGGATCAAATGCCGGATGTCCAAACAAATACAGCGGCACATCCGTCCCTGGCAACACCGTTTCATATACAGCAAAGGCATTGAACATGGCAGATCCTTGCCAAACAGGTTCCGCCGGAATCTTAATCTTGTCATTGAGAAAGCCAAAGTACGGTAGGAAAATCCGGACATCATGCCCCATCGCTCTTAACACAGCGGGCAATGCTCCGACCACATCACCCAATCCACCCACTTTCGCGATCGGTGCTGCTTCCGCTGCCACAAACAAAATCCGCATCTGGCTTTCCTCTTTGGTTTCGCACTGTCATCATACCGAAATGACCCTCCCCATTTCCGGGTATGTCAAAATCAAAGAAATGCTGAGGTTCGTCTGATGATTATTCAAGTTTCGACTCCTCCCTTGGAAAGCGGCGATCGACTGTCCCGCACTGAGTTCGAGCGTCGTTATGCTCAAGCCCCTCATTTGAAAGCTGAATTAATTGAAGGAGTCGTATACGTGGCATCACCTGTTCGAGTTAGACAACACGGCAGACCTCATGCACAACTCATGACCTGGTTGGGAACTTACGCTGCCGCAACTCCAGGCGTTGATATTGCCGATAACTCTACCGTTCGGCTTGATCTCGACAACGAGCCACAACCTGATGCTTTATTGCGAATTGAACCAGAAGTCGGTGGCGGCTCTCGAATTACTGAAGATGACTATATCGAAGGTGCGCCAGAACTGGTCGTCGAAATTGCTGCCAGTAGTGCATCGGTTGATCTCAATGCCAAGCTGAACGCTTATCGTCGAAATGGCGTAAAGGAATATTTGGTTTGGCAAATTTATGAAAATCAAATTCGCTGGTTTCACTTACAAGACAGCGAGTATGTGCCGTTGGAACTTGAAGCGGGTGTGATCAAAAGTCGGGTGTTTCCGGGATTGTGGTTAGAGATCGGCTCACTCCAACAAGGCGATATCGCGATCGTGTTATCAATGCTCCAAACTGGTTTGAGCAGTCCGGAGCATCAGGAATTTGTCGATCGACTTAAGCAGATTTAGTCGGATTCATCGCGTGTAAGCCACATTCTTTTTTCGTGGCATCTTCCCACCACCAGCGTCCTTCTCGTTCGTGCTGATTGGGCAAAACTGCTCTGGTGCAAGGCTCACATCCAATACTGATAAAGCCTTTTTCGTGCAGCGGATTGTACGGCACTTCAAACCCGCGAATATACAGCCACACATCCGCAGAAGACCAGTTCGCCAAGGGATTGAACTTGATCAATTGTCGATCGTCAGATGAGAAAGCCGTATCTACTTGCGCGACCGGAACCGTTGCACGAGTCGAAGGATTCTGATCTTTACGCTGTCCAGTAATCCAAGCATCTAATGTTCCAAGCTTGCGGCGTAATGGTTCTACTTTCCGAATTCCACAGCATTCGTTGTGTCCGTCTTCGTAAAAGCTGAACAATCCCTTTTCGCTGACGAGCTTCTGAACTTTCTCAGTGTCGGGGAAAAGAATGTCGATCGACAAACCGTAGTGCTTTCTAACTTGCTCAATAAACTGATAAGTCTCAGCGTGGAGTCTACCCGTATCGAGGCTAAATACCTGAACTTTTTTGCCCAAGCGATGTGCCATATCGATCAGCACAACATCTTCTGCACCGCTGAACGAGATAGCAATATTGTCAAATTGATCCAACGCCCGCGCCAGAATTTTCTGGGGGCTTTGGGTTGAGAGTTCCGCGTCTAAACTCGCAATGTCTAGATCGGATTGCGCGATCGTTTGCGCCATGATTGTGTTCTCCGGCGTTCCCTAGTAATGCGTTTTCTATTATCGATCTTTATGTACGCGATCGTTTTAGCTGCGGTTAATCGTGGCGAAAATCTCGTCGAGAATTTCCTGCGCCCCTTGTTTTTTTGCTCGACGCGCGAGTTCAGTTCCGAGCTTTTCAGCATCGGTTGCCAGTCCTGAAACGCTATCTTTCACGAGTCGCTGACCGTCCAAACTTGCAACGATTCCCGTCAGCGTTAAGGTATCGCCTTCGATCGTTGTATTCACTCCGATCGGCACCTGACACCCGCCTTCTAATTCCCGCAGAAATGCTCGTTCTGCATAACAGCGATAAGCGGTTGGCTGATGTTGTAACACTTTGAGAATTTCAAGAATCTCGGTATCTCCTTCACGGCATTCGATTCCGAGTGCACCTTGACCGACTGCATGAAGGGAAATTTCAGCGGGAATGGATTGATGAATACGATCGCTTAAATCCAATCGATTCAATCCCGCCGCCGCTAAAATCAGCGCATCATACTCACCGTCATCTAGCTTCTTCAATCGCGTGATCACATTGCCCCGCACATCTTTGAAGCTCAGATGCGGGTAATGATGCCGCAACTGAGCCAACCGACGCAACGACGACGTTCCAATCACCGATCCTTCTGGTAATGAAGCGAGGTCTTTATCTTTGTGCTTTTCATGCACGACCAGCGCATCTGCGGGATCTTCGCGCTCCGTGACGCAACCGAGCATCAAACCATCCGGAAGCCGAGTCGGTAAATCTTTGAGGGAATGCACCGCAAAATCTGTCGTGCGATTGAGCATTCCATCTTCGAGTTCTTTAGTAAATAAGCCTTTATCGCCAATTTTTGCCAATGCGACATTGAGCACTTTATCGCCTTGAGTCTCCATTGTGTGGACTTCAAACGTGCGATCGGGAAATGCTTTCTGTAACTGCTCCTGCACCCAATAAGTCTGCACTAATGCAAGCTGACTTTTACGCGAAGCAATACGGATGGTACGGGTTGGGCTAGAAACAGTTGAAGACATAATTAACGGGAAGTTGAAACGTGCTTTTCAAGTGGCTTTCTTCACCTTACCGTAGTGTGAGACCCGATTTGTGCGCGATCGCGCTTGAATTCGTTACAGATGATTAAGCAGAACATTCTCTGCGATCGAGCAAATTTGCACAATAAACGAAGATAAAATACTTCATCGCACAGGAGTAGGCTTTCATAAAATTGTTGCTCCAATAGAATAGAAATGAAAAAGATCAAGCTTGTTGAACTCTTCCTATCTGAACCTGTTGAGGTTAGATTTGAAGAAGTTCGTGCTTTGCTCAATGCTTTCGATTTTGAAGAAGTTCGATCGAAAGGCAGTCATCATACTTTTCGTGATTCAGAAGGACGAACAATAACTGTTCCGAAGAAAGGTGGACAGAAGGTTAAACGAACTTATATTAAAGAAGTTGTGAGCTTGCTTAAGTTAGAAGAGTGGTATGCCAATCAGCAAGAAAAATCCTGAGTCTCTGGAATACTATTTGAATTTGACCTATGCCGTAACTGTCTATCCTGAGCCGGAAGGTGGTTATGTTGCTACGATTAAAGACCTTCCTGGCTGTATCACTCAGGGTGAAACGGCTGAAGAAATTATGGAAAACATTGAGGAAGCGCGGCAGTTGTGGATCGAAACTGCCTACGATTTTGGTGATCCGATTCCTTTACCTTCTGATCACTTATCTGCTAAAGCTTCTTGATTATTTTTTCTTGAACTTCTGCTGCGGTTGCAGGTGCTAACAAAACCCCATTTCGGTAATGTCCGGTTGCAAGTAAAACATTCGGCTCAATTTCTTCAATTACGGGAGCCGGACGACCTTGAGGACGCGGACGCAATCCAAACCACGATCGAACAATTTCAGCCCCTTTCAAAGCCGGACAAAACTTGATCGCTTGTCGCATCACTTCATCAAACATTGCTCGATCGGGCGGCAACACTTCCCCCGCTTCAGTCGGAAATTCAACCGTCGCCCCAACCCAATACTCCGAATTTCCAAGTGTCACAATATGAACATCATCGCCCGTAATCACAGGTAGGGGTTTATCGCTCAACGGCTTCGGTAATCGAACGTGAATCGCTTGACCGAGAACCGGGCGAATATCTATTTTTTCAATTCCACTCGTTCCCACTCCCGCAGAAATCACGACATAATCCGATTCAATCACCCCTTGCGAGGTTTGAATCTGCTGATTTTGCCGTCCAATCACCTTGGTTCCAAATTGAAAATTTACGCCTCGGAGTTTTGCGCCTTCGATGAGAGCTTGAGTGAGCGCGACTGGATTGATTTGTCGATCGCTCGGTGAGTAGATCGCGGCAACGGCTCGATCGAGAAACGGAAACTCTAATTTCAATCGTTCCTGATTCCAAACTTCGAGCGCTAAATCTTGTTTCCGTCGCACTTCAACTAAACGATGCCAAACTTCTAAATCGTCAGAAAATTGCAGCATCAAAATGCCTTGACGGTTAAAGGGAATCGATCGACCCGTCAACTCTTCTAGCTCTGAAACCGTTTCGTTGTAATACTGAATTCCTGCCAGTCGCATTCTCAAATTGCGACCTTTTTCTTTTTTGCTAATCGCGCCCATCAATACACCGAGAGCCGCCCCTGTTGCGTTTGGGTACTCGGTCAAATCGGCTTGAACGGGTGTCGGTTGAGCATCGACAACGGTAATTTCTAAGTCTGAAATTTTGCTGAGTTCGTAAGCGATCGTGGCTCCGACCACTCCGCAACCGACGATCGTAATTCTCATAGATCAGGGCGAAGTAGAAATATGTTCAAAATTCATCCTTCGCCCTCCTGTTCTAGCCTTGCGGAATCAACTTCGCGAAAGCATCCAAATCTTTCACCGTTTCCCCATAGTAGCGAACTGCATCTTTATAGTTGTTCACGGCTGAAGCTTGATCGATTTCGACCAAATCATTTGCGATTTGTTTTGCCAAATCACGAGCAGGCTTTTGCTCATTCGGTAACAAGCTGCCAGCCACGCGGCTCATGAAAACGCGGATTTCACCCAACGGACCGTGAATGAAATTGCGAGCAAAAATAAAATCTTCTTTCTGAATCAACTCTTGCAGCTCAGGTAACCGATCGCTTAACGCCGTCAAATCTTTCGCGTAGCCTTGAATTTCCGCGATCTTTTCCGGGGTGTAAGTCGGTTTCACAGCCTGCGGACTGCTGCATCCAACCATCACGATCGCCATTAGGGTGCAACACAAAAGCGCCAAAATAGAACGTAACTTTGCCATAGCCTTATCTTCTAAATCACTGGTTCACCGCGCCTTCAAACCCTTTGAAAATAACGCAGTCTGTGTAAAGAAGTGTATCCCAAAACGTGCCCCTCCGAAGTCCTGCTACGAGAAATACCAACCAGATTCAATCAGCGAAGATAAACTGAATACTACCGCTGTTATTTCTGCGCTTAGGTTTATGGTTCTCTCCTTTAGACAAGTCGCGATCGGAGCTTCGTTGTTAGCCGTCGGTGGTGGAGCTGGCTTAGTGGCAAATCACTATTTGACCCAGCGAGGTGGACAACCGTTTCAGGTGCAACTCGCGCCACCCAGTACAATTTCAGTGTCTCCCGACGCGAGAAATAATGAGAATTTTATTTCTGCGGCAGTCGATCGTGCAGGTCCGGCAGTGGTGCGAATTAACGCAACTCGCCGCGTATCGAGCAATGTTCCCGAAGCTTTTCGGAACCCAGTCTTCAAGCGATTCTTTGGTGATCAGCTTCCGGCACCTGAAGATCGAGTCGAACGCGGAACGGGATCGGGCTTTTTGCTCACTTCGGATGGTCGCTTATTAACGAATGCTCATGTAGTCGAAGGGACAGACACCGTTGAAGTCACCCTGAAAGATGGACGCACGTTTGAAGGACGAGTCGTGGGAGCTGATCCCGTCACTGATGTAGCCGCTGTCAAGATTGATGCGAACCAACTCCCGATCGTGACACTCGGAAAATCAACCAGTTTAGTTCCGGGGCAATGGGCGATCGCAATCGGCAACCCGCTCGGATTGGACAACACCGTGACAGCGGGAATCATTAGCGCGACAGGTCGATCGAGTAGTCAAGTCGGCGTTTCGGATAAGCGCGTGAGTTTTATCCAAACCGATGCAGCGATTAATCCAGGAAATTCGGGCGGACCTTTGTTGAACGATCGCGGTGATGTGATCGGCATTAATACTGCAATTCGGGCGGACGCTCAAGGGTTAGGATTTGCGATTCCGATCGAAACCGCTCAACGTGTTGCAGAACAGCTTTTCACCAAGGGCAGCGTTGATCATCCGTATCTGGGCATTCAGATGATTGATTTAACAGCGGCGATTCGTGAAGAATTAAATAAAGAGTCAGGCGGACAGGCACAAGTAACGGAAAATCAAGGGGTCTTTATCGCCCGAATTGCCGAAAACTCGCCCGCAGCACAGGGAGGTTTACGTCCCGGTGACATTATCAAGAAAATTAATGGAAAGGATGTGCAAACGGCTTCCGATGTTCAAACACTGGTTGAAGCAAGCCAGATCGGGACACCGCTTCAAGTCGAAGTGAAGCGAGGAAATAACACACAGACGGTTCAAGTTCGTCCGGGCGCATTTCCGAAGCAAAGATAAAGGCTGAGCGCATCTTGAAACGGGTGCGCTTAGATCTCGTCAATCCTGTTTTCGAGTTCCATCCGCTGTTCCATCTGGCGGAGAAAATAGCCGGTCAACATGGCTGAAGCGAGGAGTCCAGCAAGATTCTCGCGATCGGTGGTGATTTTGACGTTGAAGCCGTCACCCGGTAGGACTCCGACCAAGCCTTGGACATTGTGGGAGACGATTTGCTTGACTTGGGGACTGACTGATCGAGCCACCCGCTCTAAAACTTCGGGCGGTTGGTGCTGAAGGTAACGCAGCAAAGCATTCGCGTCGTTGGCTTCTGCATCGGTGTGAAGAAAGTTCGCGCTGTCAGGATTAAATGCCATTGGGTTCCACAAAAACCTATCCAATCATTTTGGCATTTCTTTACAAAATCGCCCACTTTGAAACCGGGAAAATTAAATTCTTTAAATTTGGGGTGCAGAGCGGGATTTTGTATGATCTTGATATTCACTGCGATCGCACTATTTTTATGACTTCTACGCTGTCAGATTTCACTGCGGTTTTAGAGCAAGCGGCACAAGCTTTTCAGGATTCTGCGACAAGCCGACCGGATGCGGAAAAGGTGGTAGAAGCCTTGTTGCAGGCAGAAAAGGTGGCGAAGCAAACGGCGATCGAGTATTCGTTTTCCCAACTCGAAGGACAGTGGAGACTCTGCTTTGCCACGGGAACCCGGAAGATTCGACAGGGCGGAATCAAACTCAAAAAAGGTTATTACGTCCCGAAGATTGCGAAAGCTCAGATTTCATTTGATTCCAAAACCGAAAAGATTGGCAATTTGGCGCAGCTTGGAGTGCTGACCTTGAAATTTTCAGGTCCGGCTCGGTATCAAACTAAGAAGAATTTACTCGCGTTTGAATTCACTCAGCTTCAAGTGTGTTTGGGGGAGAAACCGATCTTTTCGCGATCGGTTCGGGGTGGAGCGGAGAAAGAACAGGCATTTGATGAGACACCGATCGCGAAACTTCCCTTTTTTGCATTCTTTGCGATTAGCGATCGCTATATTGCCGCTCGTGGTCGTGGCGGTGGGCTTGCACTTTGGGTCAAGAGCGATCGCCCTTCTGGAAAAACTGCTTAAGAATCTCTCCAGGGGGTCGATCCCAAGTATCAATATGATTGTTGAGCAATCCTTCAGAATTGATGCTGTAAGTAGAAGTTCCATTGAACAATAGTTTTGCTTTCCAAGGTACTCTCAAAGTTCCGCGTACTGTCCATTCTGCCAAAATCGTTGATTCATCTTTGGGATAAACTCGATGCAGATCAAAAAATAGTTCAGTGAAGAAAAGTTTTCCGTGGAAGCGCAACGTCCAGAAGATAATGCGGTAATTGAACTTCCACTTAAACGTATTGACGGGATCTTTGAAGAAAATATCTGAACTGTAGATGTCGTAAGTAATATCTTTCTCAAACAATGTTGGAAGATCTTGTTTGAGTGTATGAATGATTTCGTCGATGCGTGCTTGTTCAATCATCCCAATCGCCTGTGTCTTGATTTAGCCCCATCCAATTTAGGCATCGTTGCATTGCTTGGTGCATGGTCTCAAGATCGGCATGGTAGCGTCGTCCATGTCCAGGTAGCACCCACTCGAAATCGTAGTGGCTGAGATGTTGCATCGATCGCTTTAATTCATCCCAAGAATACCAGCAAGCTTCTCGAAAGCCGACCAGATGATTTTGTCTAGCTGACCAAGCGAGATGATCGCCTGAAAATAAGAAACGATTCTTGTACAGTAAAACGGTGTGTCCTTTGGTGTGACCGGGAACGGGAATAATTAGCAATTCTGGATCGAGTTGAATTAGCTCGGTTCCAGTAAGTTTAATTTCAACGCTTTGAGTGCTGCGGGTAATTTCATCGGAATGCAAAATGCGATCGCAGCCGAAATGATCGCGAAACTTCTGATGATCTGCAACATCATCGCGATGTGTAAGATAGAGATATCGAATTCCACCCATTGCTTCTAATCGTTTCACCAACGGCGGCGCGAATCGAGGTGAATCAACTAAGATGTTGCCATCAGAATGCTGAATTAAATAGCTTGCAGCCCCAAAAGAATTCTCAGCGTGATAACCACAGTGATAAACGTTTTCAGTGATTAAGATCGGAAAACTTTCTTGAGCGAGTTTGATATCTTTGGGCTTTTCAACGGTTCCGATCGAGGAAGTTGGACAAGCAAGTAAAGCTTGCATTGCTCGTAATCGTTCGGATTCGGTTTCGGGTTGATGGAATACGATTGATTGACTGCCTTCACGGGTAAACACTTCCGGGGTCATCCACCGACAAGTATCACAATCGATGCAAGAGCGATCGACGTAGAAATCTCCTTCAACATTCTGAACGCGACGATCAGTTAAGTGAGCCATGATTGACTCCAGAAACAATACGATCGATCATAGCGCTTGGATTTTGTCGATCAATTAGAGATGCCCAACGATCTCTGAAAAAATTGAAAATTTCTGTTCATGGGTCGCC contains:
- a CDS encoding DUF2358 domain-containing protein → MIEQARIDEIIHTLKQDLPTLFEKDITYDIYSSDIFFKDPVNTFKWKFNYRIIFWTLRFHGKLFFTELFFDLHRVYPKDESTILAEWTVRGTLRVPWKAKLLFNGTSTYSINSEGLLNNHIDTWDRPPGEILKQFFQKGDRS
- a CDS encoding MBL fold metallo-hydrolase — its product is MAHLTDRRVQNVEGDFYVDRSCIDCDTCRWMTPEVFTREGSQSIVFHQPETESERLRAMQALLACPTSSIGTVEKPKDIKLAQESFPILITENVYHCGYHAENSFGAASYLIQHSDGNILVDSPRFAPPLVKRLEAMGGIRYLYLTHRDDVADHQKFRDHFGCDRILHSDEITRSTQSVEIKLTGTELIQLDPELLIIPVPGHTKGHTVLLYKNRFLFSGDHLAWSARQNHLVGFREACWYSWDELKRSMQHLSHYDFEWVLPGHGRRYHADLETMHQAMQRCLNWMGLNQDTGDWDD